One genomic window of Solanum dulcamara chromosome 12, daSolDulc1.2, whole genome shotgun sequence includes the following:
- the LOC129876625 gene encoding cis-prenyltransferase 4, chloroplastic isoform X1: protein MAFSLQLQQILLSPTTKFCSQPKSITSPLISLKLPSIHPLAFAQNASVSNIDSTDVAAIDASAEEILLPPQLRRELMPNHVAVIMDGNRRWAKMRGFPVALGYEAGIRAVRNLIELCGNWGIRVLTLFAFSSDNWLRPKVEVDCLMGLFERALKEELENFARAGIRISIIGDSSKLPKSLQDLINKAVKTTKENSRLHVVVAVNYSGQHDVVQACQTIAQKVKDGIIEPKDINSFLIEQELQTNCIDFPYPDLLIRTSGELRLSNFLLWQLAYAELFFSHSHWPDFGEAEFLEALCSFQQRQRRYGRQSS from the exons ATGGCGTTCTCACTCCAGCTCCAACAAATCTTACTTTCGCCCACCACGAAATTTTGCTCccaaccaaaatcaataactagCCCTTTAATCTCCCTCAAATTACCGTCGATTCATCCACTTGCCTTTGCTCAAAACGCTTCTGTTAGCAACATTGACAGTACTGATGTCGCCGCCATTGACGCTTCAGCTGAGGAAATCCTTTTGCCTCCACAACTCAGGCGAGAACTTATGCCGAACCATGTTGCGGTGATAATGGACGGGAATAGAAGGTGGGCTAAAATGAGAGGGTTTCCGGTTGCTTTAGGTTACGAAGCCGGTATTCGAGCTGTTAGGAATCTTATTGAGCTGTGTGGAAATTGGGGAATTAGGGTTCTTACTTTGTTTGCCTTTTCCTCTGATAATTGGTTACGTCCTAAA GTGGAAGTTGATTGTTTGATGGGCTTATTCGAAAGAGCACTGAAAGAGGAACTTGAAAATTTTGCAAG AGCAGGGATTCGAATTTCTATAATTGGAGATTCCAGTAAGCTCCCCAAGTCATTGCAGGACTTAATAAATAAAGCTGTAAAGACTACTAAGGAAAATTCACGACTTCATGTTGTCGTTGCAGTTAACTATAGTGGACAGCATGATGTTGTACAAGCTTGTCAAACCATTGCTCAAAAAGTGAAGGATGGCATTATCGAACCTAAAGACATTAATAGTTTCCTAATAGAGCAGGAATTACAAACAAACTGTATTGATTTCCCATATCCTGATTTGCTTATAAGGACTAGTGGGGAGCTAAGGCTTAGCAATTTCTTACTCTGGCAGTTAGCTTATGCTGAACTGTTCTTTTCACATTCACATTGGCCTGATTTTGGAGAAGCTGAATTTTTGGAGGCTTTGTGTTCCTTTCAACAAAGGCAGAGGCGTTATGGTAGACAGAGCTCTTAG
- the LOC129876625 gene encoding cis-prenyltransferase 4, chloroplastic isoform X2: protein MAFSLQLQQILLSPTTKFCSQPKSITSPLISLKLPSIHPLAFAQNASVSNIDSTDVAAIDASAEEILLPPQLRRELMPNHVAVIMDGNRRWAKMRGFPVALGYEAGIRAVRNLIELCGNWGIRVLTLFAFSSDNWLRPKVEVDCLMGLFERALKEELENFARAGIRISIIGDSINYSGQHDVVQACQTIAQKVKDGIIEPKDINSFLIEQELQTNCIDFPYPDLLIRTSGELRLSNFLLWQLAYAELFFSHSHWPDFGEAEFLEALCSFQQRQRRYGRQSS from the exons ATGGCGTTCTCACTCCAGCTCCAACAAATCTTACTTTCGCCCACCACGAAATTTTGCTCccaaccaaaatcaataactagCCCTTTAATCTCCCTCAAATTACCGTCGATTCATCCACTTGCCTTTGCTCAAAACGCTTCTGTTAGCAACATTGACAGTACTGATGTCGCCGCCATTGACGCTTCAGCTGAGGAAATCCTTTTGCCTCCACAACTCAGGCGAGAACTTATGCCGAACCATGTTGCGGTGATAATGGACGGGAATAGAAGGTGGGCTAAAATGAGAGGGTTTCCGGTTGCTTTAGGTTACGAAGCCGGTATTCGAGCTGTTAGGAATCTTATTGAGCTGTGTGGAAATTGGGGAATTAGGGTTCTTACTTTGTTTGCCTTTTCCTCTGATAATTGGTTACGTCCTAAA GTGGAAGTTGATTGTTTGATGGGCTTATTCGAAAGAGCACTGAAAGAGGAACTTGAAAATTTTGCAAG AGCAGGGATTCGAATTTCTATAATTGGAGATTCCA TTAACTATAGTGGACAGCATGATGTTGTACAAGCTTGTCAAACCATTGCTCAAAAAGTGAAGGATGGCATTATCGAACCTAAAGACATTAATAGTTTCCTAATAGAGCAGGAATTACAAACAAACTGTATTGATTTCCCATATCCTGATTTGCTTATAAGGACTAGTGGGGAGCTAAGGCTTAGCAATTTCTTACTCTGGCAGTTAGCTTATGCTGAACTGTTCTTTTCACATTCACATTGGCCTGATTTTGGAGAAGCTGAATTTTTGGAGGCTTTGTGTTCCTTTCAACAAAGGCAGAGGCGTTATGGTAGACAGAGCTCTTAG